Proteins encoded within one genomic window of Paenarthrobacter sp. JL.01a:
- a CDS encoding WXG100 family type VII secretion target: MAPGLYGADVEQLRSLSKQMGQAGSRLQNQELQINGLISSVAWKGTDGERFRREWSSTLRPLLHNASRSLEDVSKTLRTQADEQQQASTQGGASSGGSAGANSPQTPGGTVSDDTPTTGWEGLLGVTGSQGWWAGNAIVTANGLATDSILAQMAKGGLVTELTKWPWLSAQYGQAAGAGYVKGTQLLNGTSMLGRLSGALGFVTGGIQVYQGFQTGHPGMAVDGGISAALAVGSFFPVVGPACAVAGIAWGGLGLLATNMGYDSASSMIADGAKHVWEGAQDAAGAIADGAKKVWGWLT; encoded by the coding sequence ATGGCGCCTGGACTCTACGGAGCCGACGTTGAACAGCTTCGGTCGTTATCCAAACAAATGGGACAGGCCGGGAGCCGGCTCCAGAACCAGGAACTCCAGATCAACGGCCTGATTTCCTCCGTTGCATGGAAGGGAACCGACGGAGAGCGTTTCCGCCGCGAATGGAGCAGCACCCTGCGGCCCCTGTTGCACAACGCCTCCCGTTCCCTGGAGGACGTTTCCAAGACACTGCGGACCCAGGCTGACGAACAGCAGCAGGCCAGCACCCAAGGTGGGGCCTCCAGCGGAGGGTCTGCAGGGGCCAACAGCCCGCAGACTCCCGGTGGCACCGTCAGCGACGACACTCCGACCACTGGTTGGGAGGGACTGTTAGGCGTCACCGGCAGCCAGGGATGGTGGGCAGGGAACGCCATCGTCACTGCGAACGGTTTGGCTACGGACTCGATCCTGGCCCAAATGGCCAAGGGCGGGTTGGTTACGGAGCTGACCAAGTGGCCCTGGCTCAGCGCACAGTACGGCCAGGCCGCCGGCGCCGGATATGTCAAGGGCACCCAGCTTCTGAACGGCACTTCCATGCTCGGGCGGCTCTCGGGGGCCTTGGGGTTCGTCACTGGCGGAATTCAGGTCTACCAAGGATTCCAGACGGGACATCCCGGAATGGCGGTGGACGGCGGGATCTCTGCTGCCTTGGCAGTGGGCAGCTTTTTTCCGGTGGTTGGCCCCGCCTGCGCCGTTGCCGGCATCGCTTGGGGTGGCCTGGGCCTGTTGGCTACCAACATGGGCTACGACTCCGCGTCTTCGATGATCGCTGACGGCGCCAAGCATGTCTGGGAGGGTGCCCAGGACGCCGCTGGAGCAATAGCCGACGGCGCCAAGAAGGTCTGGGGATGGCTCACCTGA
- a CDS encoding ABC transporter ATP-binding protein → MSEQPAQPRHPESVPLHPLPPGKTPPRKLALRPYARAVGQVLKVSFNASPAAVIMKVLGSVISATLPLVTTYFASLTTTALAAGYAGDPDAGPRAVLYVIITAALGLFWGAFSSVDRYIQQLMSFRVGAIVGDLMYQRFLALDFWRYDDKETVDLYDRAKRFSDSYARVLDRIAAIFTQLVSVILAVGALLLVSWWIAVIVLVAIVPSVYLQFKLSREQIAHWNTQVDSRRQRRMIEQNLLRPQHIAEMRLYGIVGYLMELRSRLRDADERRRLDFQKRYIPKQLAADSLQYGAEVVSLVWVVGQIIARAQPVGQFLYVQQIVSRALSTANNLVSSLSSIDEDLANLKDYELFMALPVPSGKEEPLVASPGTVELRDIRFSYTGSDIEVIKGISMTIRAGQHIAIVGENGAGKSTLIRILAGLYRPDSGQVLLDGKDLAGIDVTSWHRHLAVLSQEFLKYEFATAAENIYLGDVDLPRDDLRIRKAAADAEAMEFINKLPNGLENHVSNWMEDPRGRKGSGLSGGQWQRLAMARNFYRDASFMVMDEPTSAIDALAEHRIFTRLFADRSSTIIAISHRLATIEKADIVYMLEDGRIAEQGTHKELVALRGRYFRMFESQLSVDEASRAAPEA, encoded by the coding sequence ATGTCAGAGCAGCCCGCACAACCGCGGCACCCGGAGTCGGTCCCGCTTCACCCGCTCCCACCCGGCAAAACACCGCCCCGCAAGCTGGCCTTGCGGCCGTACGCCCGCGCCGTCGGGCAGGTCCTGAAGGTGAGTTTCAACGCCTCACCGGCTGCGGTGATAATGAAGGTCCTGGGCTCGGTCATCTCCGCCACCCTGCCCTTGGTCACCACGTACTTCGCGTCGTTGACCACCACGGCCTTGGCGGCCGGCTACGCAGGAGACCCCGACGCCGGTCCGCGGGCAGTTCTCTACGTCATCATCACCGCGGCTTTGGGCCTGTTCTGGGGCGCCTTCAGCAGCGTGGACCGCTACATCCAGCAGTTGATGAGCTTCAGGGTCGGGGCCATTGTGGGCGACCTGATGTACCAGCGGTTCCTCGCCTTGGACTTCTGGCGTTACGACGACAAAGAGACGGTGGATCTCTACGACCGTGCCAAGCGCTTCTCCGATTCCTATGCGCGGGTCCTGGACCGGATCGCGGCGATCTTTACCCAGCTCGTCTCAGTGATCCTTGCCGTCGGCGCGCTGCTGTTGGTGAGTTGGTGGATTGCGGTGATAGTCCTGGTGGCGATCGTGCCCAGCGTGTACCTCCAGTTCAAGTTGTCCCGGGAGCAGATTGCACACTGGAACACGCAGGTGGACTCCCGGCGCCAACGCAGGATGATCGAGCAGAACCTGCTCCGGCCACAACACATCGCCGAGATGAGGCTCTACGGCATCGTGGGCTATCTCATGGAATTGCGCTCCCGCTTGCGGGATGCCGACGAACGCAGACGACTGGATTTTCAAAAGCGGTACATCCCCAAGCAGTTGGCCGCCGACTCCCTGCAGTATGGTGCCGAAGTTGTGTCACTGGTCTGGGTGGTGGGGCAGATCATTGCCAGAGCGCAGCCTGTGGGCCAGTTCCTGTACGTGCAGCAGATTGTGAGCCGGGCGCTGTCCACGGCCAACAACCTGGTATCTTCGCTCAGTTCCATTGACGAGGACCTGGCCAACCTCAAGGACTACGAACTGTTCATGGCGTTGCCCGTGCCCAGCGGCAAGGAAGAACCCTTGGTGGCCTCGCCGGGCACCGTCGAGCTGCGGGACATCCGCTTCAGCTACACCGGCAGCGACATCGAGGTCATCAAAGGTATCTCCATGACCATCCGGGCAGGGCAGCACATCGCGATTGTGGGGGAGAACGGTGCGGGCAAGTCCACGCTGATCCGTATCCTGGCCGGGCTGTACCGGCCCGATTCAGGGCAGGTCCTCTTGGACGGCAAGGATCTCGCCGGCATCGACGTGACCAGCTGGCACCGGCACCTGGCGGTCCTCAGCCAGGAGTTCCTGAAGTACGAGTTCGCCACCGCAGCCGAGAACATCTACCTCGGTGATGTCGACCTGCCCCGGGACGATCTCCGCATCCGAAAGGCGGCAGCCGATGCCGAGGCCATGGAATTCATCAACAAGCTCCCCAACGGACTGGAGAACCACGTCAGCAACTGGATGGAGGACCCACGCGGGCGCAAGGGGAGCGGCCTGTCCGGCGGGCAGTGGCAGCGGCTGGCAATGGCCCGCAACTTCTACCGGGACGCTTCGTTCATGGTGATGGACGAGCCCACCTCGGCAATCGACGCCTTGGCTGAACACCGGATCTTCACCAGGCTTTTCGCGGACCGCAGCAGCACCATCATCGCCATCAGCCACCGCCTCGCCACCATTGAGAAGGCGGACATCGTCTACATGCTCGAAGATGGGCGCATCGCGGAGCAAGGAACCCACAAGGAACTGGTCGCGCTCCGGGGCCGGTACTTCCGGATGTTCGAATCCCAGCTTTCTGTGGACGAGGCAAGCCGGGCGGCTCCCGAGGCTTAG
- the guaB gene encoding IMP dehydrogenase: MTQPEHNPFGLIGLTYDDVLLLPGHTDVIPSEADTSSRISKRISVQTPLLSAAMDTVTESRMAIAMARQGGLGVVHRNLAIDDQAEHVDRVKRSESGMITNPLTINPEATLQELDELCSRYRVSGLPVVDPEGRLLGIVTNRDTRFIPESEFPTRRVSDTMTKMPLITGHVGISREEASHKLATNKIEKLPLVDEQGRLKGLITTKDFTKAEQYPLATKDDEGRLRVGAAIGFFGDGWERAMKLIDAGVDALFVDTANGHSQGVLDMIRRLKSDPVAAHVDVIGGQAATREGAQALIDAGADGIKVGVGPGSICTTRVVAGVGVPQITAIYESAKAAIPAGVPLIADGGLQYSGDIGKALVAGADTVMLGSLLAGCEESPGELIFVNGKQFKSYRGMGSLGAMQSRGKNTSYSKDRYFQADVSGDDKLIPEGIEGRVAFRGPLASVAYQLVGGLRQTMFYTGAPTIAELKARGKFVRITPAGLKESHPHDIQMTVEAPNYNSR, from the coding sequence ATGACCCAGCCCGAACACAATCCTTTCGGCCTCATTGGCCTGACCTACGACGACGTTCTGTTGCTCCCGGGACACACGGATGTCATTCCGTCCGAAGCAGACACCTCCTCCCGGATTTCCAAGCGCATCAGCGTGCAGACGCCGCTGCTTTCCGCTGCCATGGACACCGTCACGGAGTCCCGCATGGCCATCGCCATGGCACGCCAGGGTGGCCTGGGCGTGGTTCACCGCAACCTCGCCATCGACGACCAGGCTGAGCACGTGGACCGCGTCAAGCGCAGCGAGTCCGGAATGATCACCAACCCGTTGACCATCAACCCGGAAGCCACGCTCCAGGAGCTCGACGAGCTGTGCTCGCGTTACCGCGTCTCCGGCCTTCCGGTGGTGGATCCCGAGGGACGGCTCCTGGGCATCGTCACCAACCGCGACACCCGTTTCATCCCCGAGTCCGAGTTCCCGACCCGCCGCGTCAGCGACACCATGACCAAGATGCCGCTGATCACCGGGCACGTGGGAATCAGCCGGGAAGAGGCCTCGCACAAGCTGGCCACCAACAAGATCGAGAAGCTCCCGTTGGTGGACGAGCAAGGCCGTTTGAAGGGCCTCATCACCACCAAGGACTTCACCAAGGCAGAGCAGTACCCGCTTGCCACCAAGGACGACGAAGGCCGCCTCCGGGTGGGCGCTGCCATCGGCTTCTTCGGTGACGGCTGGGAACGCGCCATGAAGCTGATCGACGCCGGCGTGGATGCGCTGTTCGTGGACACCGCCAACGGCCACTCCCAGGGCGTCCTGGACATGATCCGCCGCCTGAAATCCGACCCCGTCGCTGCCCACGTGGACGTTATCGGCGGCCAGGCAGCCACCCGCGAAGGCGCACAGGCATTGATCGACGCCGGTGCTGACGGCATCAAGGTTGGCGTTGGTCCCGGATCCATCTGCACCACCCGCGTTGTTGCCGGCGTCGGCGTCCCGCAGATCACCGCCATCTACGAATCCGCCAAGGCTGCCATCCCCGCAGGCGTTCCGCTGATCGCCGACGGCGGCCTGCAGTACTCGGGCGACATCGGCAAGGCACTGGTTGCCGGAGCCGACACCGTCATGCTCGGCTCCCTCCTCGCAGGCTGTGAAGAGTCCCCCGGAGAGCTCATCTTCGTCAACGGCAAGCAGTTCAAGAGCTACCGCGGCATGGGATCCCTGGGCGCCATGCAGTCCCGTGGCAAGAACACGTCCTACTCCAAGGACCGCTACTTCCAGGCTGACGTCTCCGGCGATGACAAGCTCATCCCCGAGGGCATCGAGGGCCGTGTCGCCTTCCGTGGCCCGCTGGCATCGGTTGCGTACCAGCTGGTTGGCGGCCTCCGCCAAACCATGTTCTACACGGGCGCGCCCACCATCGCCGAACTCAAGGCGCGCGGCAAGTTCGTCCGCATCACTCCTGCAGGTTTGAAGGAATCGCACCCGCACGATATCCAGATGACCGTCGAAGCGCCGAACTACAACTCGCGCTGA
- a CDS encoding acyltransferase family protein codes for MSSSTVARSADQGTTPERGFRPEVQGLRALAVLMVAAYHIWLGRVSGGVDVFLLISAFLLTLSFTRKLEAGSPLKLLRHWLHVFKRLLPAVVVVLLGVLAATWAFIPQSRWPDVLAEAWASLLYRQNWQLADNAVDYYAQNHSGASPLQHFWSLSVQGQVFILWPLIFAAVALLQPMLARVLPGKAPTHRNLLFVVFGVVFLASLVFSIDQTANNQEYAYFDTPARLWEFALGSLLALALPYLNPGRRLRVFLGWAGITAMLACGLVLTVDRSFPGFIALWPTLAAAAVIVAGQSNSRFGADRFLASRPLVLVGNNSYALYLWHWPVLVFFLLVTGTTAPGLLQGLGIMAVSMLLAVATTRFVEEPMRRWEWPAVRSWRAAVVIAACGALLAMPVTVWQGVIAAEDAAIAGQPKELTPGAAALSPEFAGQPAQEAMIIPAPGAMKDEWADIDGLCTGDNVPSDPLLQGCLQNDEPETVTKEIVVLGDSHAQQYMAALGPIAKQHGWEVVTLLKGSCRFGAESPERTDECNEFNKASANYVMEHKPDAVFTVASLTHADAPFETEVPGYLDGIKPFTDAGIDVVGIRDNPRFSINMPECVQKKGPDSPDCNAPLEESLAESSPLDDYVGKVDRLYLMDMSDFICEQGTCPAVVGNVYVYKDDNHLTKTYVQSMIPMFEQRLLAATGWKDS; via the coding sequence ATGAGCAGCAGCACGGTCGCGCGCAGCGCGGATCAAGGCACGACGCCGGAACGCGGCTTCCGTCCGGAAGTCCAGGGCCTGCGTGCCCTGGCGGTGCTCATGGTGGCGGCCTACCATATCTGGCTTGGCCGGGTGTCCGGTGGCGTGGATGTCTTCCTGCTTATCTCGGCTTTCCTGCTGACGTTGTCCTTCACCAGGAAGCTCGAAGCCGGTTCGCCGTTGAAGCTGTTGCGGCACTGGCTGCACGTATTCAAGCGGCTGCTGCCCGCCGTCGTCGTGGTTCTGTTGGGTGTACTGGCCGCTACCTGGGCCTTCATACCGCAGAGCCGCTGGCCCGATGTCCTCGCCGAAGCCTGGGCGTCCCTGCTCTACCGGCAGAATTGGCAGCTCGCGGACAACGCCGTTGACTACTACGCGCAAAACCATTCCGGGGCCAGCCCGCTCCAGCATTTCTGGTCGCTGTCAGTCCAAGGCCAGGTGTTCATCCTGTGGCCCCTGATCTTCGCCGCCGTGGCCCTGCTGCAGCCGATGTTGGCCAGGGTCTTGCCGGGGAAGGCGCCGACTCACCGGAACCTGCTGTTTGTCGTATTTGGCGTTGTATTTCTGGCGTCCTTGGTGTTTTCCATCGACCAGACCGCCAACAACCAGGAGTATGCCTACTTTGATACCCCCGCCCGGCTGTGGGAGTTCGCGCTGGGCTCCCTGCTGGCACTTGCGCTGCCGTACCTGAATCCCGGGCGCCGGCTGCGGGTGTTCCTTGGCTGGGCCGGTATCACGGCGATGCTCGCCTGCGGCTTGGTGCTGACGGTGGACCGCTCCTTCCCGGGTTTCATTGCGCTCTGGCCCACCCTTGCTGCGGCGGCGGTCATCGTCGCGGGGCAAAGCAACAGCCGGTTCGGTGCGGACCGTTTCCTCGCCTCCCGGCCCTTGGTCCTTGTGGGAAACAACTCCTACGCCCTCTACCTGTGGCACTGGCCGGTGCTGGTGTTCTTCCTGCTGGTCACCGGAACCACAGCTCCGGGCCTGCTCCAGGGACTGGGCATCATGGCTGTGTCCATGCTGCTCGCGGTCGCCACCACCAGGTTCGTGGAGGAACCCATGCGCCGCTGGGAGTGGCCGGCCGTACGGTCCTGGAGGGCCGCCGTCGTTATTGCCGCCTGCGGGGCCCTGCTGGCGATGCCGGTAACCGTCTGGCAGGGTGTCATAGCGGCCGAAGACGCCGCGATCGCGGGCCAGCCCAAGGAACTGACGCCCGGTGCCGCAGCGTTGTCTCCCGAATTCGCGGGACAACCGGCGCAGGAAGCCATGATTATTCCGGCTCCGGGGGCCATGAAGGACGAGTGGGCCGACATCGATGGACTGTGCACGGGGGACAACGTGCCCAGCGATCCCTTGCTGCAGGGTTGCCTGCAGAACGACGAACCCGAGACCGTCACCAAGGAAATCGTGGTGCTGGGGGATTCGCATGCCCAGCAGTACATGGCTGCCCTTGGCCCCATCGCCAAGCAGCATGGCTGGGAAGTGGTGACGCTGCTGAAAGGCAGCTGCCGGTTTGGGGCCGAATCCCCGGAACGCACGGATGAGTGCAATGAATTCAACAAGGCCAGCGCCAACTACGTGATGGAACACAAGCCTGACGCGGTGTTCACGGTTGCTTCGCTGACGCACGCGGATGCCCCCTTCGAGACCGAGGTGCCCGGCTACCTTGACGGCATCAAGCCGTTCACGGATGCGGGGATCGACGTCGTGGGAATCCGCGACAATCCGCGCTTCAGCATCAACATGCCCGAATGCGTGCAGAAAAAGGGCCCGGACTCACCCGATTGCAATGCCCCGTTGGAGGAGTCCTTGGCTGAATCCTCGCCTTTGGATGATTACGTTGGCAAGGTGGATCGCCTGTACTTGATGGACATGAGCGACTTCATCTGTGAGCAAGGGACATGTCCGGCTGTGGTGGGCAACGTCTACGTCTACAAGGACGACAACCACCTCACCAAGACGTACGTGCAAAGCATGATCCCGATGTTCGAGCAACGCCTTCTGGCGGCCACCGGCTGGAAGGACAGCTAG